One region of Faecalibacter bovis genomic DNA includes:
- a CDS encoding cob(I)yrinic acid a,c-diamide adenosyltransferase — protein sequence MKIYTKTGDKGTTSLYGGTKVAKDNIRIDTYGTVDELNSYIGLIRSYPIDAKLNEEFITIQKDLFNIGAELATPADKIMLANGTPRLKVMIKEEDITQLENWIDAIDAELEIMTHFILPGGNQASSHAHVARCICRRAERLIVSLSHVEEIRPELAKYINRLSDYLFTAARKIAKDNNHDEIKWIPGE from the coding sequence ATGAAAATTTATACGAAAACTGGAGATAAAGGAACTACATCATTATACGGAGGTACAAAAGTTGCAAAGGATAACATTAGAATTGACACCTACGGAACTGTTGATGAATTAAATTCTTACATTGGATTAATTAGATCTTATCCTATCGATGCTAAGCTTAATGAAGAATTTATTACAATTCAGAAAGATTTATTCAATATTGGTGCTGAATTAGCTACACCAGCTGATAAAATTATGCTAGCAAACGGCACACCTCGACTAAAAGTAATGATAAAAGAGGAAGACATTACACAATTGGAAAATTGGATTGATGCGATTGATGCTGAGTTAGAAATAATGACACATTTTATTCTTCCAGGTGGAAATCAAGCGTCTTCTCATGCACATGTTGCTAGATGTATTTGCCGAAGAGCTGAACGATTAATCGTTAGTTTATCGCATGTTGAAGAAATTAGACCAGAATTAGCAAAATACATTAATCGTCTTTCTGATTATTTATTTACAGCAGCTCGTAAAATAGCAAAGGATAATAATCACGACGAAATTAAATGGATTCCTGGTGAATAA